One window of the Bacillaceae bacterium S4-13-56 genome contains the following:
- the tilS gene encoding tRNA lysidine(34) synthetase TilS: MDIHPVFKLIDTYQMLPRNACVLVGVSGGSDSVALLHFLQSNQTLWGIRIIAISVDHGLRGRESEEDCLFVKELCKKWKIPFEAEKVDVKSYKANNKLGTQQAARDLRYKVFQEKMEQYGASVLALAHHGDDQVETFIMKLSRTVEPSHLKGIPVSRPFGNGQIVRPFLLLTKEDIYQYCQNHHLSFREDPSNFETNYTRNAYRHHVLPFLKRQNPKIHEHLHYFNKYHQEDESFFLQQALSAFNEIVEVRGTKEIMISVKKFTKLENPLQRRVFHLILNYLYEQVQNPVNLSFIHTEQFLHLLHSGQAHSAIHFPHGLHIIKSYDDVLFSFDQSGVEPFEISFTPPATITLPNGMEVKSIYSDKLGEEGVCEFVCEGHNVQLPLWIRTRRDGDRMKVRGLNGHKKIKDLFIDEKIPKIFRDQWPILTDNKGQILWVIGLRKSEQGFDSSSTGTRIRITVRTSSLTWEEN, translated from the coding sequence TTGGATATCCATCCGGTTTTTAAACTTATTGATACCTATCAAATGCTTCCAAGAAACGCTTGTGTTTTAGTTGGTGTTTCAGGAGGCTCAGATTCAGTGGCACTTCTACATTTTCTTCAATCCAATCAAACTCTTTGGGGGATTCGGATTATCGCCATTAGTGTTGATCATGGACTTCGAGGCAGAGAATCAGAGGAAGATTGTCTTTTTGTCAAAGAGTTATGTAAAAAATGGAAAATACCTTTTGAGGCAGAAAAAGTGGATGTAAAATCTTACAAGGCAAATAATAAATTAGGTACTCAACAAGCTGCGCGTGATCTTAGATATAAGGTTTTTCAGGAAAAAATGGAGCAATATGGAGCATCAGTTCTTGCCCTGGCACATCATGGTGATGACCAAGTGGAAACCTTTATTATGAAATTATCTCGAACCGTAGAACCCTCTCATTTAAAAGGAATTCCAGTATCTCGGCCCTTTGGGAATGGTCAAATTGTTCGTCCTTTTTTATTATTAACAAAGGAAGATATTTATCAATACTGTCAGAATCATCATTTAAGTTTCAGAGAAGATCCCTCAAATTTTGAAACGAATTACACAAGAAATGCGTATAGACATCATGTCCTTCCTTTTTTAAAAAGACAAAACCCTAAAATACATGAGCATTTGCATTACTTTAATAAATACCACCAAGAGGACGAAAGCTTCTTCCTTCAACAAGCGTTGAGTGCATTTAACGAAATTGTGGAAGTGAGAGGAACTAAGGAAATCATGATTTCCGTTAAAAAATTTACAAAGCTTGAGAATCCTTTACAAAGGAGAGTGTTTCATCTAATATTAAATTACCTTTATGAACAAGTTCAAAATCCAGTTAATTTATCCTTTATTCACACAGAGCAATTTCTCCATCTTCTTCATTCTGGACAAGCTCATAGTGCTATACATTTCCCCCATGGATTACATATTATCAAATCATATGATGATGTCCTATTTTCATTTGATCAATCTGGAGTAGAGCCATTTGAGATTTCTTTTACTCCTCCGGCAACCATAACTCTGCCAAATGGAATGGAAGTAAAATCGATATACAGTGATAAGTTGGGAGAAGAAGGCGTCTGTGAATTTGTTTGTGAGGGACATAATGTTCAACTCCCACTATGGATTAGGACACGAAGAGATGGAGATCGAATGAAAGTAAGAGGTTTAAATGGCCACAAGAAAATAAAAGATCTTTTTATCGATGAAAAAATCCCAAAAATTTTTAGGGATCAGTGGCCAATTTTAACGGATAATAAAGGGCAAATACTTTGGGTTATCGGTCTAAGGAAAAGCGAGCAGGGGTTCGATTCTTCATCAACTGGAACGAGGATCCGAATAACAGTCAGAACATCTTCACTCACCTGGGAGGAAAATTAA
- the hpt gene encoding hypoxanthine phosphoribosyltransferase codes for MHNEIEKVLISEEEIQKKIKELAAQITEEYEGKFPLAIGVLKGAMPFMGDLLKRVDTHLEMDFMDVSSYGGGMKSTGEVKILKDLDTKVEGRDLLIIEDIIDSGLTLSYLVDLFKYRKAKSIRIVTLLDKPSGRNVDLKADLVGFEVPDEFVVGYGLDYQERYRNLPYIGVLKPEVYQVESD; via the coding sequence ATGCATAACGAAATTGAAAAAGTTCTTATTTCTGAAGAGGAAATACAAAAAAAGATTAAAGAGTTAGCAGCTCAAATTACGGAAGAATACGAAGGGAAATTCCCGCTAGCAATCGGTGTATTAAAAGGTGCTATGCCATTCATGGGAGATCTCTTAAAAAGAGTTGACACTCACCTAGAAATGGATTTTATGGATGTATCAAGTTATGGAGGCGGAATGAAGTCAACAGGTGAAGTGAAAATACTAAAGGACTTGGACACAAAAGTAGAAGGAAGAGACCTTCTTATTATCGAAGATATTATTGATAGTGGGTTAACCTTAAGTTACTTAGTTGATTTATTTAAGTATCGTAAAGCAAAATCTATACGAATTGTTACTCTTTTAGATAAACCATCAGGAAGAAACGTGGATTTAAAAGCTGATTTGGTTGGCTTTGAAGTTCCGGATGAATTTGTGGTAGGTTATGGACTGGATTATCAAGAACGTTATCGAAATCTTCCTTATATAGGGGTGTTAAAGCCTGAGGTTTATCAAGTTGAGTCAGATTAA
- the ftsH gene encoding ATP-dependent zinc metalloprotease FtsH, which yields MNRIFRNTIFYLLIFLVVIGVVSLFSGGNDPTKDLNYNEFMNALENGQIEEMSIKPKNDVYVVQGLLKQDEEQFITNLPNNPDTLTKVGQLAEDQSLLKWEQADEPSAWVAFFTGIIPFVIIFILFFFLLNQAQGGGSRVMNFGKSKAKLYSEEKKKAKFKDVAGADEEKQELVEVVDFLKDPRKFSAVGARIPKGVLLVGPPGTGKTLLARAVAGEAGVPFFSISGSDFVEMFVGVGASRVRDLFENAKKNAPCIIFIDEIDAVGRQRGAGLGGGHDEREQTLNQLLVEMDGFGANEGIIIIAATNRPDILDPALLRPGRFDRQITVDRPDVKGREEVLKVHSQNKPLDESVDLKTIALRTPGFSGADLENLLNEAALVAARSDQTKVNMEHVDEAIDRVIAGPAKKSRVISKKERNIVAYHESGHTVIGMVLDDADMVHKVTIVPRGQAGGYAVMLPKEDRYFMTKPELFDKITGLLGGRVAEEVIFGEVSTGAHNDFQRATSIARKMVTEYGMSDKLGPLQFVNGGGGQVFLGRDIQNEQNYSEQIAYEIDKEMQTFIKDCYQRAKDILTENKDKLELIAQTLLEVETLDAAQIKSLFEKGIMPERSSSDDEKKKNENPILAADTKKESKPSDLKVNINKKQDDDQENSSSNDEDKKE from the coding sequence ATGAATCGAATTTTTCGAAATACAATATTCTACTTATTAATTTTTCTAGTGGTCATTGGAGTCGTTAGTCTATTTAGTGGTGGTAACGATCCAACAAAGGATCTAAACTATAATGAATTTATGAATGCTTTAGAAAATGGACAAATAGAAGAAATGTCCATAAAGCCAAAAAATGATGTCTACGTTGTTCAAGGGTTATTAAAGCAAGATGAGGAGCAGTTTATCACTAATCTCCCTAATAATCCTGACACACTAACTAAGGTGGGACAGCTAGCAGAGGACCAAAGCTTATTGAAATGGGAACAAGCGGATGAACCGAGTGCTTGGGTAGCGTTTTTCACAGGGATCATACCGTTTGTAATTATTTTCATCCTATTCTTCTTCCTTCTTAACCAAGCTCAGGGTGGCGGAAGTCGTGTCATGAACTTTGGGAAGAGTAAGGCGAAGCTTTATAGTGAAGAGAAGAAAAAAGCGAAGTTTAAAGATGTTGCAGGTGCAGATGAAGAGAAGCAGGAACTTGTGGAAGTCGTTGATTTCTTAAAGGATCCACGAAAATTCTCAGCTGTAGGTGCAAGAATTCCTAAAGGGGTTCTTCTTGTAGGACCTCCAGGAACTGGTAAAACATTATTAGCACGAGCTGTAGCAGGGGAAGCGGGAGTACCTTTCTTCTCGATAAGCGGTTCAGACTTCGTTGAAATGTTTGTTGGTGTAGGGGCTTCTCGTGTACGTGATTTATTCGAAAATGCAAAGAAAAATGCGCCTTGTATCATTTTTATAGATGAAATTGATGCCGTAGGTCGCCAACGTGGTGCTGGTCTAGGTGGAGGACACGATGAACGTGAACAAACACTTAACCAATTACTTGTAGAGATGGATGGTTTTGGAGCTAATGAAGGAATAATTATCATTGCTGCTACAAACCGACCAGATATTTTGGACCCAGCCTTACTTCGTCCAGGACGTTTTGACCGTCAAATTACAGTGGACCGTCCAGATGTTAAAGGCCGCGAAGAGGTTTTAAAAGTACATTCACAAAACAAACCACTCGATGAATCTGTGGATTTAAAAACGATTGCCCTTCGTACCCCAGGTTTCTCTGGAGCAGACTTAGAGAATCTTTTGAATGAAGCAGCGCTAGTTGCTGCTAGAAGTGATCAAACGAAAGTCAACATGGAACATGTTGATGAAGCTATCGACAGAGTGATTGCAGGTCCAGCTAAAAAGAGCCGTGTGATCTCTAAGAAAGAACGTAACATAGTTGCTTATCACGAGAGCGGTCATACCGTTATAGGAATGGTATTGGATGATGCAGATATGGTTCATAAAGTAACAATTGTTCCAAGGGGTCAAGCAGGTGGATATGCGGTTATGCTTCCTAAAGAAGATCGCTACTTTATGACTAAACCTGAATTGTTTGATAAAATCACAGGTCTTCTTGGAGGACGTGTGGCAGAAGAAGTTATTTTTGGTGAGGTAAGTACAGGAGCACATAATGATTTCCAGCGTGCAACTAGTATTGCAAGAAAAATGGTTACTGAATATGGAATGAGTGATAAGCTTGGTCCATTGCAGTTTGTTAATGGTGGAGGGGGTCAAGTCTTTCTTGGTCGAGACATTCAAAATGAACAAAACTACAGTGAACAAATTGCATATGAAATTGATAAAGAGATGCAAACCTTCATTAAAGACTGCTACCAAAGAGCAAAAGATATCTTAACAGAGAATAAAGATAAGCTGGAATTAATTGCTCAAACTTTATTGGAAGTTGAGACATTGGATGCAGCACAAATTAAATCCCTTTTTGAAAAAGGCATAATGCCTGAACGTTCCTCAAGTGATGATGAGAAGAAAAAGAATGAAAATCCCATTCTAGCAGCGGATACTAAAAAGGAATCTAAACCAAGTGATCTTAAGGTGAACATCAATAAAAAGCAAGATGATGATCAGGAAAATTCATCTTCTAATGACGAAGACAAAAAAGAATAA
- a CDS encoding type III pantothenate kinase — MLFVLDVGNTNAVLGVFKGGELTHHWRMKTDRYKTEDEFGILITSLFSYDGLSVSDIDGIVISSVVPPVMFSLEKMCQKYFHIEPFVVGRFNVETGLNMKYPNPAEIGADRIVNAVGALQEHTPPFIIIDFGTATTFCYIDEEGAYCGGAIAPGINISTEALYSAAAKLPKIEIQKPKNIIGSSTIEAMQAGIFYGYVAQVDGIVTRMKQSVDKHPKVIATGGLAKLISHESQTIEIVDPFLTLKGLFHIYNRNQKEKGHQE, encoded by the coding sequence ATGTTATTCGTATTGGATGTTGGAAATACAAATGCAGTATTAGGTGTGTTCAAGGGTGGGGAACTAACTCATCATTGGAGAATGAAGACAGACCGGTATAAAACAGAGGATGAGTTTGGTATTCTCATTACTTCGCTCTTTTCCTATGATGGTCTATCTGTTTCGGATATAGATGGAATTGTTATATCATCTGTAGTACCACCGGTAATGTTTTCTTTAGAAAAAATGTGCCAGAAGTATTTTCACATAGAGCCTTTTGTAGTTGGTCGCTTTAATGTAGAAACAGGGCTAAATATGAAATACCCTAACCCTGCAGAAATAGGAGCCGATCGGATAGTAAATGCTGTAGGTGCTTTACAAGAGCATACCCCTCCTTTTATTATTATTGATTTTGGTACGGCGACTACTTTTTGTTATATTGATGAAGAAGGTGCTTATTGTGGAGGAGCCATTGCACCCGGAATTAACATTTCAACAGAGGCTTTATATTCTGCCGCAGCCAAACTCCCAAAAATCGAAATACAAAAACCTAAGAACATTATTGGAAGTTCCACTATAGAGGCTATGCAAGCAGGTATTTTTTATGGATATGTTGCTCAAGTGGATGGTATTGTTACCCGTATGAAACAATCGGTTGATAAGCATCCTAAGGTTATTGCAACAGGAGGATTAGCGAAACTGATTTCACATGAATCCCAGACCATAGAAATAGTCGATCCATTTTTAACCTTGAAAGGACTGTTTCATATTTATAACAGAAATCAAAAGGAAAAGGGGCATCAGGAATGA
- the hslO gene encoding Hsp33 family molecular chaperone HslO: MNQDYLIKATAFQGTVRAYAIQSTNTVEEARRRQDTWATASAALGRTMTISTMMGAMLKGDDQLTVKVEGGGPIGAIVVDSNSKGEVRGYVTNPHVDFESNAQGKLDVRRAVGTTGFLSVVKDLGLRDYFTGQVPIVSGEISEDFTYYFVTSEQVPSAVGAGVLVNPDHSIQAAGGFIIQMMPGATDLTIDAIEKHLSTIRPISTMIADGLTPEEILKELLSEGDIRFLDKLDVEFKCRCSKERLQNAIASLGHDEIKQMIEEDKGAEATCHFCNEVYHFTEDELKQLMD, from the coding sequence ATGAATCAAGATTATTTAATAAAAGCTACCGCCTTCCAAGGAACGGTTCGTGCTTATGCTATTCAGTCTACAAATACAGTGGAAGAAGCAAGGAGAAGACAGGATACATGGGCAACAGCCTCTGCCGCTTTAGGAAGAACAATGACTATTTCAACTATGATGGGGGCAATGCTCAAGGGGGACGATCAATTAACTGTTAAAGTTGAAGGCGGAGGTCCGATAGGTGCTATAGTTGTCGATAGTAACTCTAAAGGGGAAGTAAGAGGGTATGTTACAAATCCACATGTGGATTTTGAATCAAATGCACAAGGGAAACTAGATGTAAGGCGTGCCGTTGGAACAACAGGATTTCTTAGCGTGGTAAAAGACCTCGGGTTACGCGATTATTTTACAGGACAAGTGCCGATTGTTTCTGGGGAGATTAGTGAAGACTTTACGTATTATTTTGTTACTTCAGAACAAGTTCCTTCTGCAGTTGGAGCTGGTGTTTTAGTTAACCCAGATCACTCCATTCAAGCAGCTGGAGGATTCATTATACAGATGATGCCTGGTGCAACTGACCTAACGATAGATGCAATAGAGAAGCATTTATCGACTATCCGTCCTATTTCGACGATGATTGCAGACGGTCTTACACCGGAAGAGATATTAAAGGAACTCCTTTCCGAAGGTGATATTCGCTTCCTGGATAAGTTGGATGTTGAATTTAAGTGCCGATGCTCTAAAGAAAGATTGCAGAACGCAATTGCAAGTTTAGGTCATGATGAAATCAAACAAATGATAGAAGAAGATAAGGGAGCAGAGGCCACCTGTCATTTTTGTAATGAAGTCTATCATTTTACAGAAGATGAATTAAAACAATTAATGGATTGA
- a CDS encoding peptidyl-prolyl cis-trans isomerase, with the protein MNQRVLLVIIALLLITNIGTLLTREQGTNPNNTTVDDNGTIQPENGVVGRVGDKDITEQEWMSALQKEYGEEILHKLIDHKVVFQLAEETGITINDKLIQRDLLAAESVQGILTDEERNQRQEQWKKDILFRYYLEELLTRDVEVPEEEIREFYNKDPQYFNFDESYQLSQIVVDSQQEGNQVWEELENGASFAMLAREYSEDPYTANNGGYLGFYTDESQYFSPSFYEEAAKLKEGEYTKPFRTNEGITILYLHRKLPAVTFSYEEVKDQIRREIAMDLTRLPLDAEPLWEEADATIVGDK; encoded by the coding sequence GTGAACCAGAGGGTATTGCTCGTTATTATTGCACTCCTTTTAATAACGAATATAGGAACTTTATTGACTAGGGAACAAGGAACAAACCCAAATAATACAACAGTAGATGATAACGGAACTATTCAACCGGAAAATGGGGTTGTAGGTCGTGTAGGTGATAAAGATATAACGGAGCAAGAATGGATGTCTGCGCTTCAAAAAGAGTATGGGGAAGAAATACTTCATAAATTAATTGACCATAAAGTAGTGTTTCAATTAGCGGAGGAAACGGGTATTACTATTAACGACAAATTAATTCAACGTGACTTGCTTGCAGCAGAATCCGTTCAAGGCATACTTACTGATGAAGAACGTAATCAAAGGCAAGAGCAATGGAAGAAGGATATTTTGTTTCGCTACTATTTGGAGGAACTTCTGACAAGGGATGTAGAGGTCCCAGAAGAAGAAATTAGAGAGTTTTACAATAAGGACCCTCAATACTTTAATTTTGATGAATCCTATCAACTTTCTCAAATTGTTGTAGACTCTCAGCAAGAGGGAAATCAAGTTTGGGAAGAGCTTGAAAACGGGGCATCCTTTGCTATGTTGGCAAGGGAATACTCAGAAGATCCTTATACAGCGAATAACGGAGGCTATTTAGGGTTTTACACGGATGAAAGCCAATATTTTTCTCCTTCTTTTTATGAGGAAGCTGCAAAGCTGAAAGAAGGAGAGTACACTAAACCCTTTCGAACGAATGAAGGAATAACCATTTTATATCTTCATAGAAAATTACCTGCTGTAACTTTTTCTTATGAAGAGGTGAAGGATCAAATACGAAGAGAAATTGCCATGGATTTAACTCGGTTACCATTGGATGCTGAACCATTATGGGAAGAGGCTGACGCAACTATTGTAGGAGATAAATAA
- the cysK gene encoding cysteine synthase A encodes MKAVNSVIDLIGNTPIVKLNRVTDDNSADVYVKLEFMNPGSSVKDRIAKAMIEDAEEKGALKPGDTIVEPTSGNTGIGLAMVAAAKGYRAVLVMPDTMSMERRTLLRAYGAELVLTPGSEGMGGAIRKAEELQKEKGYFMPQQFNNEANPRVHELTTGKEIVEQMDQLDGFISGIGTGGTITGAGKVIKENFPEAKIYAVEPEASPVLSGGNPGPHKIQGIGAGFIPKILNTEIYDEVLKVSNDQAFETAREVAKKEGILGGISSGAAIYAALQVAKQLGKGKKVLAIVPSNGERYLSTPLYQFEEE; translated from the coding sequence ATGAAAGCTGTAAATTCAGTAATTGATTTAATTGGTAATACCCCTATAGTCAAGTTGAATCGTGTCACCGATGATAATAGTGCAGATGTATACGTTAAATTAGAATTTATGAATCCAGGTAGCTCTGTGAAGGACCGTATTGCCAAAGCAATGATTGAAGATGCTGAGGAAAAAGGAGCGCTAAAACCAGGAGATACTATTGTTGAACCTACTAGCGGGAATACTGGTATTGGCCTTGCAATGGTAGCTGCGGCTAAAGGTTATCGTGCCGTTTTAGTTATGCCAGATACAATGAGTATGGAACGTCGTACCTTGTTACGTGCATACGGTGCAGAGCTTGTTCTAACTCCAGGAAGCGAAGGAATGGGTGGAGCCATTCGTAAGGCTGAAGAGCTCCAAAAAGAAAAAGGTTATTTCATGCCTCAACAGTTCAACAATGAAGCAAATCCAAGAGTGCATGAGTTAACCACAGGTAAAGAAATTGTTGAGCAAATGGATCAGCTTGATGGATTTATCTCTGGAATTGGTACGGGAGGAACAATTACCGGTGCTGGTAAAGTAATTAAGGAAAACTTCCCTGAAGCTAAAATTTACGCTGTAGAGCCTGAAGCATCTCCGGTATTATCTGGAGGTAACCCAGGTCCTCATAAGATTCAAGGAATTGGTGCTGGCTTTATTCCAAAGATATTAAACACTGAAATTTATGATGAAGTTTTAAAGGTCTCTAATGATCAAGCATTTGAAACAGCACGAGAAGTTGCTAAAAAAGAAGGAATTTTAGGTGGAATTTCTTCTGGTGCAGCAATTTATGCAGCACTTCAAGTGGCGAAACAGCTTGGTAAAGGCAAAAAGGTATTGGCGATTGTGCCTAGTAATGGAGAGCGTTATCTTTCAACCCCGCTTTATCAATTTGAAGAAGAATAA
- the folP gene encoding dihydropteroate synthase: MCRLIIKDRVFDLNKKTLVMGIVNVTPDSFSDGGRYQSKQAAVTHAQQLLNEGADILDIGGESTRPGHVPVSAEEELERVVPIIEEIRKITDVPISIDTYKAEVAKQAIYAGASIINDVWGAKWDPKMAEVAASNDVPIILMHNRKDKNYTDLVEDMIVDLEESVSIVKRAGVQDDKIILDPGIGFAKTMEDNLIVMRELDRLTRTFPYPFLLGTSRKSFIGHVLDLPVGERMEGTGATVCLGIQKGCQIVRVHDVKPIKRMVEMMDAMLGKGY; this comes from the coding sequence ATGTGTAGACTTATAATAAAAGATCGAGTTTTCGATTTAAATAAAAAGACACTAGTTATGGGAATCGTTAATGTTACGCCTGATTCATTTTCCGATGGCGGCAGATATCAATCTAAGCAAGCCGCTGTTACCCATGCCCAGCAATTGCTGAATGAAGGGGCGGATATCTTAGATATTGGAGGAGAGTCTACAAGGCCTGGACATGTACCTGTTTCTGCAGAGGAAGAGTTGGAAAGAGTCGTTCCTATTATTGAGGAAATTAGAAAAATTACTGATGTTCCTATTTCGATTGATACATATAAAGCAGAAGTTGCTAAGCAAGCTATATATGCAGGGGCATCTATTATAAATGATGTATGGGGGGCAAAGTGGGATCCTAAAATGGCAGAAGTAGCTGCAAGTAATGACGTACCGATCATTTTGATGCACAATCGAAAGGATAAAAATTATACTGATTTAGTTGAAGATATGATTGTAGACCTTGAGGAAAGTGTTTCAATTGTCAAAAGGGCGGGAGTCCAGGATGACAAAATAATTCTAGACCCTGGAATTGGGTTTGCGAAAACAATGGAAGATAATTTAATCGTGATGCGAGAGCTAGATCGTCTTACAAGAACGTTCCCCTATCCTTTTTTGCTAGGAACTTCAAGAAAATCCTTTATTGGACATGTGCTTGATTTACCTGTTGGAGAGCGAATGGAGGGAACAGGAGCTACGGTCTGTTTAGGGATACAAAAAGGGTGTCAAATTGTTCGAGTGCATGATGTTAAACCAATCAAAAGAATGGTTGAAATGATGGATGCAATGTTAGGGAAGGGGTACTAG
- the folB gene encoding dihydroneopterin aldolase, which translates to MDKIIMNELSFYGYHGLFPEENKLGQRFIVDLELELDLSDAGQSDDMTKSIDYGHVYKVVQEVVEGEAKRLVEAVAESISRKLFDSFPLLEASTIKVIKPDPPIPGHYRSVAVNIYRKRDNP; encoded by the coding sequence ATGGATAAAATTATTATGAACGAATTATCATTCTATGGTTATCATGGCTTATTTCCTGAAGAAAATAAATTAGGTCAGCGTTTCATTGTAGATTTAGAGCTCGAGTTAGATTTGTCTGATGCAGGACAGTCTGATGATATGACAAAGAGCATAGACTATGGGCATGTTTATAAAGTAGTTCAAGAAGTGGTGGAAGGAGAGGCGAAGCGTCTTGTAGAGGCAGTAGCTGAATCAATTTCTAGGAAGCTTTTTGACAGCTTCCCACTTTTAGAAGCAAGTACTATTAAGGTCATAAAGCCAGATCCACCAATTCCTGGTCATTACCGCTCTGTGGCAGTAAATATTTACCGGAAGCGTGACAACCCATGA
- the folK gene encoding 2-amino-4-hydroxy-6-hydroxymethyldihydropteridine diphosphokinase — MKNMAYIALGSNLGERDIYLKKAIDRLKSHSFVNILKCSSIYETDPVGFEDQDQFLNMVISIETDLSPEALLEECLRIEKELGRERLFRWGPRVIDLDILLYNQENMESEKLTIPHPRMKERAFVILPLFEIDSELIFPDQHDTISSVVQKLPEIEKKGVRLWKRINGEGGSVPIES; from the coding sequence ATGAAAAACATGGCGTACATTGCTTTAGGGTCTAATTTAGGAGAACGGGACATCTATCTGAAGAAGGCGATCGATCGATTGAAGTCCCACTCATTTGTCAATATTTTAAAATGTTCTAGTATTTATGAAACAGACCCAGTAGGTTTTGAAGATCAAGATCAATTTCTTAATATGGTTATAAGTATTGAGACGGATTTATCCCCTGAAGCTCTATTGGAGGAATGTCTTCGTATTGAAAAGGAATTAGGAAGGGAAAGATTGTTTCGCTGGGGTCCTCGTGTTATTGATCTTGACATCCTATTGTATAATCAAGAGAATATGGAATCAGAGAAATTAACAATTCCACATCCTAGAATGAAGGAACGTGCGTTTGTTATTCTTCCTTTATTTGAGATTGATTCGGAATTGATTTTCCCTGATCAACACGATACAATATCGAGTGTTGTTCAGAAATTGCCTGAAATCGAGAAAAAAGGAGTACGACTATGGAAGCGGATAAATGGGGAAGGCGGATCCGTGCCTATCGAAAGTTAA
- a CDS encoding helix-turn-helix transcriptional regulator — MEADKWGRRIRAYRKLKGFTQQSFAKKLHISVSVLGEIERGVRVPSDSILNDISEVLDVPLEELTPKS, encoded by the coding sequence ATGGAAGCGGATAAATGGGGAAGGCGGATCCGTGCCTATCGAAAGTTAAAAGGTTTTACCCAACAATCATTTGCCAAGAAGCTTCATATATCAGTATCGGTTCTAGGAGAAATTGAACGAGGGGTCCGTGTACCATCTGATTCAATTTTGAATGATATTTCAGAGGTACTTGATGTTCCTTTAGAGGAACTAACACCTAAATCTTAA
- the dusB gene encoding tRNA dihydrouridine synthase DusB, with protein sequence MFNIGDISIKNQVVLAPMAGVCNAAFRLTVKEFGAGLVCAEMVSDKGILYKNERTMNMLSIDEEEKPMSLQIFGGAKETLVEAARFVDKNTTADIIDINMGCPVPKITKSDGGSKWLLDPKKIYEMVSAVVDAVDKPVTVKMRSGWDEDHIYAIENALAIERAGAQAVAVHGRTRVQMYEGYANWDIVKQVKQAVSIPVIGNGDITTPEDAKRRIEETGVDAVMIGRAALGNPWMIYRTVHYLDSGELLPEPSPIEKVKVCLLHMDRLINLKGEHTAILEMRKHAAWYLKGLKGNGHVRNRINDCTTREGLEQILNEYVEDLQQVS encoded by the coding sequence ATGTTTAACATCGGAGATATTTCTATAAAGAATCAAGTGGTTTTAGCGCCTATGGCCGGAGTTTGTAATGCAGCTTTTCGGTTAACTGTAAAAGAATTTGGTGCAGGTCTTGTTTGTGCAGAAATGGTCAGCGATAAAGGTATTTTATATAAAAATGAAAGAACGATGAATATGCTTTCCATCGATGAAGAAGAAAAACCAATGAGCTTGCAGATTTTTGGCGGTGCAAAAGAAACGCTGGTTGAAGCTGCTCGTTTTGTTGATAAAAATACAACGGCGGATATAATCGATATCAATATGGGATGTCCGGTTCCAAAAATCACGAAGAGTGATGGAGGTTCCAAATGGCTATTAGATCCAAAAAAAATTTATGAAATGGTTTCAGCAGTTGTAGATGCTGTAGATAAACCAGTTACAGTTAAAATGCGATCTGGGTGGGACGAGGATCATATATATGCTATTGAAAATGCTCTTGCTATAGAACGAGCAGGTGCACAAGCTGTTGCTGTTCATGGAAGGACTCGAGTTCAAATGTATGAAGGCTATGCGAATTGGGATATTGTCAAACAAGTAAAACAAGCGGTATCTATTCCGGTGATAGGGAATGGTGATATCACTACACCAGAAGATGCTAAAAGACGTATAGAGGAAACGGGTGTAGATGCTGTAATGATAGGACGAGCAGCGTTAGGAAACCCTTGGATGATTTATCGAACTGTTCATTACTTAGACAGCGGAGAGTTATTACCCGAACCCTCACCAATCGAAAAAGTGAAAGTTTGTCTACTTCATATGGATCGTCTCATTAATCTAAAGGGAGAACACACGGCCATATTAGAAATGAGAAAACATGCAGCATGGTATCTTAAAGGGCTTAAAGGAAATGGACATGTAAGAAATCGTATAAATGACTGTACAACTAGAGAAGGGCTAGAACAGATATTAAATGAATATGTGGAAGATCTACAGCAGGTCTCATAA